In Patulibacter sp. SYSU D01012, a single window of DNA contains:
- a CDS encoding CoA transferase encodes MSPLPLDGVRVLDLSRLLPGPFASLVLADLGADVVKVEDTGPGDYVRMTPPYVEGVEDSAKSAPFLALNRNKRSVRLDLKQDAGREAFLALADTADVVLESFRPGVLDRLGVGFEALRARNPRIVVCAITGFGQTGPLKDRPGHDLNYLGLNGVLALNGVRGGEPVNGGVQVADLGGGALMAVAGILAALRHAERTGEGQHVDVSMTDGALALTAMDAAMALQGGAPRRGETILTGAHLCYRPYACADGYITIGALEPKFWHAFCTGVGREDLIPHQFDPPGSDAHAEVVAIAAARTRAEWAAFGAERDACVEPVWELDEALESELVREREMVVELRQPGAAAPVRTLGVPVKLSATPGDPHRRPAPSLGEHTDELLREAGLDDARIAALRAAGAIAGVPA; translated from the coding sequence ATGAGCCCGCTGCCCCTCGACGGCGTCCGCGTCCTCGACCTCTCCCGTCTGCTGCCCGGTCCGTTCGCCAGCCTCGTGCTCGCCGACCTGGGCGCCGACGTGGTCAAGGTCGAGGACACCGGCCCGGGCGACTACGTGCGGATGACGCCGCCGTACGTCGAGGGCGTGGAGGACTCCGCCAAGTCGGCGCCGTTCCTGGCGCTCAACCGCAACAAGCGGTCGGTGCGGCTGGACCTGAAGCAGGACGCGGGGCGCGAGGCGTTCCTGGCGCTCGCCGACACCGCGGACGTCGTGCTCGAGTCCTTCCGCCCCGGGGTCCTCGACCGCCTGGGCGTCGGCTTCGAGGCGCTGCGGGCGCGCAACCCGCGGATCGTCGTCTGCGCCATCACCGGGTTCGGGCAGACCGGGCCGCTGAAGGACCGCCCGGGCCACGACCTGAACTACCTGGGGCTGAACGGCGTGCTGGCGCTCAACGGCGTGCGCGGCGGCGAGCCCGTCAACGGCGGCGTGCAGGTCGCCGACCTGGGCGGCGGCGCGCTCATGGCCGTCGCCGGCATCCTGGCCGCGCTGCGCCACGCCGAGCGCACGGGCGAGGGGCAGCACGTCGACGTCTCCATGACGGACGGCGCGCTCGCCCTCACCGCGATGGACGCCGCCATGGCCCTGCAGGGCGGCGCCCCGCGGCGCGGCGAGACCATCCTCACCGGCGCGCACCTCTGCTACCGGCCCTACGCGTGCGCGGACGGGTACATCACGATCGGGGCGCTCGAGCCGAAGTTCTGGCACGCGTTCTGCACGGGCGTCGGCCGCGAGGACCTGATCCCGCACCAGTTCGACCCGCCCGGATCGGACGCCCACGCCGAGGTCGTCGCGATCGCCGCCGCGCGCACCCGCGCCGAGTGGGCGGCGTTCGGCGCCGAGCGCGACGCGTGCGTGGAGCCGGTGTGGGAGCTGGACGAGGCGCTGGAGTCCGAGCTCGTCCGCGAGCGCGAGATGGTCGTGGAGCTGCGACAGCCCGGCGCGGCTGCGCCCGTCCGGACGCTCGGCGTGCCGGTCAAGCTCTCCGCCACGCCGGGCGACCCGCACCGTCGCCCGGCGCCGTCCCTCGGCGAGCACACGGACGAGCTGCTGCGCGAGGCGGGGCTGGACGACGCCCGCATCGCCGCGCTGCGCGCGGCCGGCGCGATCGCGGGGGTCCCCGCGTGA
- a CDS encoding MerR family transcriptional regulator: MSAAADVSGLLKMGDLAERAEVSPATVKHYLREGLLEGAPGAGEVVRTSRNMAWYPPAFVERIRLIKRLQEERFMPLRAIRELLEEQGEERARDLVDRRDAIIDQALSRTEQAAATDRADLVARTGVPEDALDKFAELRVIGDGAGGYDPDEVRIVEAFMAFRRTGFGEELGFTVYDALRYVEALEPLVREEAGTFLHRMVDRDVPPDRAVELMLGAAEPLRQLVGAVHGHVLRRELARTRRGAGGR; this comes from the coding sequence GTGAGCGCCGCCGCCGACGTCTCGGGCCTGCTGAAGATGGGCGACCTGGCCGAGCGCGCCGAGGTCAGCCCCGCGACCGTCAAGCACTACCTGCGCGAGGGGCTGCTCGAGGGCGCCCCCGGGGCGGGCGAGGTCGTCCGCACGTCGCGCAACATGGCCTGGTACCCGCCGGCCTTCGTCGAGCGGATCCGCCTGATCAAGCGGCTGCAGGAGGAGCGCTTCATGCCCCTGCGCGCGATCCGCGAGCTGCTCGAGGAGCAGGGGGAGGAGCGCGCCCGCGACCTCGTCGACCGCCGCGACGCCATCATCGACCAAGCGCTCTCACGCACCGAGCAGGCCGCGGCCACCGATCGGGCCGACCTCGTCGCCCGGACCGGGGTGCCCGAGGACGCGCTCGACAAGTTCGCCGAGCTGCGCGTGATCGGCGACGGCGCCGGCGGCTACGACCCGGACGAGGTCCGCATCGTCGAGGCGTTCATGGCCTTCCGGCGCACCGGCTTCGGCGAGGAGCTGGGCTTCACCGTCTACGATGCGCTCCGCTACGTCGAGGCCCTCGAGCCGCTCGTGCGCGAGGAGGCCGGCACCTTCCTGCACCGCATGGTCGACCGGGACGTCCCGCCGGACCGGGCGGTCGAGCTGATGCTCGGGGCCGCGGAGCCGCTGCGGCAGCTCGTCGGCGCCGTCCACGGGCACGTCCTGCGCCGCGAGCTGGCCCGCACCCGCCGCGGGGCCGGCGGGCGCTGA
- a CDS encoding carbon-nitrogen hydrolase family protein, whose amino-acid sequence MTPLRTAVVQLRSTPDVAANQATADRLVREAAAAGARVVLLPEKWSVLGTFDDLEAGAQPLDGPAATWARETARELGIDLLAGSILVRRADGLLQNTALHASPDGTLGTYGKLHLFDADVAGVRYRESDREIAGDGVVSTVLADPDATRVGLSVCYDVRFPELYRALAAEGARILAVPAAFTERTTQAHWEILLRARAIENGAFVLAANQHGEHTPGVRSGGKSMIVDPWGTILAQAPDVDEAVVLADLDLSRTDAVREGLPVLRQRRADVAATLAALPAGDLAEGWRTDSPESAAARGGAA is encoded by the coding sequence ATGACCCCCTTGCGCACCGCCGTCGTCCAGCTCCGCAGCACCCCCGACGTCGCCGCCAACCAGGCGACGGCGGACCGGCTCGTCCGCGAGGCCGCGGCCGCGGGCGCGCGCGTGGTGCTGCTGCCCGAGAAGTGGTCGGTGCTGGGGACGTTCGACGACCTGGAGGCCGGCGCCCAGCCGCTCGACGGGCCGGCCGCCACCTGGGCACGAGAGACGGCGCGCGAGCTCGGCATCGACCTGCTCGCGGGCTCGATCCTCGTCCGGCGCGCCGACGGCCTGCTGCAGAACACCGCGCTGCACGCGTCCCCGGACGGCACGCTCGGCACCTACGGCAAGCTCCACCTGTTCGACGCCGACGTCGCCGGCGTCCGCTACCGCGAGTCCGACCGCGAGATCGCGGGCGACGGCGTGGTCTCCACCGTCCTGGCCGACCCCGACGCCACCCGCGTGGGGCTGAGCGTCTGCTACGACGTGCGCTTCCCCGAGCTGTACCGCGCGCTCGCCGCGGAGGGCGCACGGATCCTGGCCGTCCCGGCCGCCTTCACCGAGCGCACGACGCAGGCCCACTGGGAGATCCTGCTGCGCGCCCGCGCGATCGAGAACGGTGCGTTCGTCCTGGCCGCCAACCAGCACGGCGAGCACACGCCCGGCGTGCGCTCCGGCGGGAAGTCGATGATCGTGGACCCCTGGGGGACGATCCTGGCGCAGGCGCCCGACGTCGACGAGGCCGTCGTGCTCGCCGACCTGGATCTGTCCCGCACGGACGCGGTGCGCGAGGGCCTGCCGGTCCTGCGCCAGCGCCGCGCGGACGTGGCCGCGACGCTCGCCGCCCTGCCCGCCGGCGACCTGGCCGAGGGCTGGCGCACCGACTCGCCCGAGTCGGCCGCCGCGCGCGGAGGGGCCGCCTGA
- a CDS encoding TetR/AcrR family transcriptional regulator → MASRTTAASAEKRRAILDAAVRVFAERGFNHCRVSDIADEAGVAYGLVYHYFKSKDGILDEVFLERWDLMLEVIQAAHDDAELTAREKLAKVATFIVESYGKQPDVMQVVIVEVTRQANTFGRRHWGRIQEAHAGIAKIVESAQARGELRPDIPPSFAGFVFYGAIEQILTAWIFDLMPSGPDQRREAVSTLVETICGGLDPR, encoded by the coding sequence ATGGCGTCCCGCACCACCGCCGCGAGCGCGGAGAAGCGCCGCGCGATCCTCGACGCCGCGGTCCGCGTGTTCGCCGAGCGCGGCTTCAACCACTGCCGCGTCTCCGACATCGCCGACGAGGCGGGGGTGGCGTACGGCCTCGTCTACCACTACTTCAAGAGCAAGGACGGGATCCTCGACGAGGTCTTCCTCGAGCGCTGGGACCTGATGCTCGAGGTCATCCAGGCCGCGCACGACGACGCGGAGCTGACGGCGCGGGAGAAGCTGGCGAAGGTCGCGACGTTCATCGTCGAGAGCTACGGCAAGCAGCCCGACGTCATGCAGGTCGTGATCGTCGAGGTCACCCGCCAGGCCAACACGTTCGGCCGCCGCCACTGGGGCCGGATCCAGGAGGCGCACGCGGGGATCGCCAAGATCGTCGAGAGCGCCCAGGCCCGCGGCGAGCTGCGGCCCGACATCCCGCCGTCCTTCGCCGGCTTCGTGTTCTACGGGGCCATCGAGCAGATCCTCACGGCGTGGATCTTCGACCTCATGCCCTCGGGCCCCGACCAGCGCCGCGAGGCGGTCAGCACCCTGGTCGAGACGATCTGCGGCGGCCTCGATCCCCGGTAG
- a CDS encoding DUF4235 domain-containing protein: MDNELVKRLAWSGLVAGLGVVSSLLAQRAAALIWRRVFGEEPPE; encoded by the coding sequence ATGGACAACGAGCTCGTCAAGCGCCTGGCCTGGTCCGGCCTGGTCGCAGGATTGGGCGTCGTCAGCAGCCTGCTCGCACAACGAGCGGCCGCGCTGATCTGGCGTCGCGTCTTCGGAGAGGAGCCCCCCGAGTGA
- a CDS encoding phage holin family protein: MPAADDRRREASIAGVVEHLASVTERTQHIVRDEIELAKAEVAQKAKSLGKGAAVGAAAGVFVALGGIFFLQALAWFFWWVLGSPGNQMFWGFLIVAVLLFVLAGVGAMIALKAVKRGAPPTPDMAIEEAKRIRESVQTAGKSQPGLGAGESVGATGPDRTLGSFDDRSSR; the protein is encoded by the coding sequence TTGCCCGCCGCTGACGACCGGCGCCGGGAGGCGTCCATCGCCGGGGTCGTCGAGCACCTCGCCTCGGTCACGGAGCGGACGCAGCACATCGTCCGCGACGAGATCGAGCTCGCGAAGGCCGAGGTCGCCCAGAAGGCCAAGAGCCTCGGCAAGGGCGCCGCGGTCGGCGCCGCCGCGGGCGTGTTCGTCGCGCTCGGCGGCATCTTCTTCCTGCAGGCGCTCGCCTGGTTCTTCTGGTGGGTCCTCGGCTCGCCGGGCAACCAGATGTTCTGGGGCTTCCTGATCGTCGCCGTCCTGCTCTTCGTCCTGGCGGGCGTGGGCGCGATGATCGCCCTGAAGGCCGTCAAGCGCGGCGCGCCCCCGACCCCGGACATGGCGATCGAGGAGGCCAAGCGCATCCGCGAGAGCGTCCAGACCGCCGGCAAGTCGCAGCCCGGCCTGGGCGCCGGCGAGTCCGTCGGCGCCACCGGCCCCGACCGCACGCTCGGGTCCTTCGACGACAGGAGCAGCCGATGA
- a CDS encoding DUF3618 domain-containing protein has translation MSTRQRTPEEIRASLEEHRRELSRSIEGLRAEVTELSDWRSQLQRNVKPAAIAAGVAGFVLAGGIGGLTGLLSRGSRA, from the coding sequence ATGAGCACGCGTCAGCGCACGCCGGAGGAGATCCGCGCGTCCCTCGAGGAGCACCGCCGCGAGCTGTCGCGGTCGATCGAGGGGCTGCGCGCCGAGGTCACCGAGCTGTCGGACTGGCGGTCGCAGCTGCAGCGCAACGTGAAGCCGGCGGCGATCGCCGCCGGGGTGGCGGGCTTCGTGCTCGCCGGCGGCATCGGCGGGCTCACGGGCCTGCTGAGCCGCGGCAGCCGCGCCTGA
- a CDS encoding DegV family protein, with the protein MPVAVVTDSTHYMPRELVSERAVSEVSLYVTRGDDAERELDIADLDAFYAGLREQRDLPSTSQPSPGDFLAVYEPLLEAGYDVVSLHLAGGISGTVETARQAAGMATAAAAGRRIEVVDSRLACGALALPVLTAAACAAGGGDVDAVRARAQETIDSMLRKFVFAVDTLEYLRRGGRIGAAQAFVGGALKIKPILTLDGEITPIERVRTSRRAFERMLKVAEQLRADGSTAWVVQHIQAPDEAQRLAAAAEEIIGTPPLFVSEIGPVIGAHVGPGLLGVGGIRPELLRQEA; encoded by the coding sequence ATGCCGGTCGCGGTCGTCACGGATTCCACGCACTACATGCCCCGCGAGCTCGTCAGCGAGCGCGCGGTGTCCGAGGTGTCGCTCTACGTCACCCGGGGCGACGACGCCGAGCGCGAGCTCGACATCGCCGACCTGGACGCGTTCTACGCGGGCCTGCGCGAGCAGCGCGACCTGCCGTCGACATCGCAGCCCTCGCCGGGCGACTTCCTGGCCGTGTACGAGCCGCTGCTCGAGGCCGGGTACGACGTCGTCTCGCTCCACCTGGCCGGCGGCATCTCCGGCACCGTCGAGACCGCGCGGCAGGCGGCCGGCATGGCGACCGCCGCGGCCGCGGGGCGGCGCATCGAGGTGGTCGACTCGCGCCTGGCCTGCGGCGCGCTCGCCCTGCCGGTGCTGACCGCCGCGGCGTGCGCGGCGGGCGGCGGTGACGTCGACGCGGTCCGCGCCCGCGCGCAGGAGACCATCGACTCCATGCTGCGCAAGTTCGTCTTCGCGGTCGACACGCTCGAGTACCTGCGGCGCGGGGGGCGCATCGGCGCGGCGCAGGCCTTCGTCGGCGGCGCGCTGAAGATCAAGCCGATCCTGACGCTCGACGGCGAGATCACGCCGATCGAGCGCGTGCGCACGTCGCGCCGCGCGTTCGAGCGGATGCTGAAGGTCGCCGAGCAGCTGCGGGCCGACGGCTCGACGGCCTGGGTGGTGCAGCACATCCAGGCCCCGGACGAGGCGCAGCGGCTGGCCGCCGCGGCCGAGGAGATCATCGGCACCCCGCCGCTGTTCGTCTCGGAGATCGGCCCCGTCATCGGGGCCCACGTCGGCCCGGGCCTGCTGGGCGTGGGCGGCATCCGCCCCGAGCTGCTGCGCCAGGAGGCGTAG
- a CDS encoding M14 family zinc carboxypeptidase has product MGQAPRRRASACALAGLVLAGVAAAPASAAAPACPVVPGARPAPSAASVIGRGLTDAPLSPAEADRLLLALDRASPRITTAVAGRTPEGRPLRWALVGDPRALTPTAVRAASAAARAVRAGATGPRAVARVARRPALVWIGAGVHANEPSGTTAALALLSRLSSGEDCGTRRILHGTTTVVVPDQNPDGRARRTRTNAADVDLNRDWFAASQPETRARLAVLRRLPPTVAVDAHEQTGTGYFAPPYARPVVAGLPRAARGIADGLVRRAVDRALLARGVRTTHHAGYDLLYPGYADSATSLLFGAGGMTYEQGSDLPLAEKTRRHATALRATLAAVADHRTTVVRAWARGFADAVAAGRAGRDAAGGRAYGWTLRTDAHAADAWTLAARLRADGVRVRSLRAATRVRIDPLGPAGPHAAVLPAGTLVVPADQPLGRWAGALLGRDADEAGAAAGDADTWSMPRLAGLRADVLLRRVPAGRLTTEGARRPVAVGAGRTVAFAGDSAAADRLALGLLAAGLPVARTPGGTLRATVDPAGARQAAHAGVALRPAGGAPGDGARAVPTPRVALLPDPTPAMTGTPARLPVRDRPAGWVTGALRAAGVVTYELAPATLEDGVPTGTTHLLLGPGDVPGGVLTPRAAAAVAAFARRGGTVLALGTEGIATAREAGITRVETVDPPSSQGVSIVARAGDDPVGAALAGDVSVVVAGEPRLTAPAGAAVPLRAAAGARLAPSGPVAAADGLAGRPLVVDEAAGAGHVLSVGLSPAFRRQSDGGERVLLGLLLATR; this is encoded by the coding sequence GTGGGCCAGGCGCCCCGGCGACGGGCATCGGCGTGCGCGCTGGCGGGCCTGGTGCTCGCCGGCGTCGCCGCGGCCCCAGCCAGCGCCGCCGCCCCGGCCTGCCCGGTCGTGCCGGGCGCCCGCCCGGCCCCGTCGGCCGCGTCCGTGATCGGGCGCGGCCTGACGGACGCCCCCCTCTCCCCCGCCGAGGCCGACCGGCTGCTGCTGGCGCTCGACCGGGCCTCGCCGCGGATCACGACCGCCGTCGCCGGCCGCACGCCCGAGGGCCGGCCGCTGCGCTGGGCGCTCGTCGGCGACCCGCGGGCGCTCACCCCGACGGCGGTACGGGCCGCCTCGGCGGCGGCGCGGGCCGTCCGCGCCGGCGCGACCGGCCCGCGCGCCGTCGCCCGGGTGGCGCGGCGCCCCGCCCTGGTCTGGATCGGCGCGGGCGTCCACGCGAACGAGCCCTCGGGGACGACCGCGGCGCTCGCGCTGCTCTCGCGGCTCTCGAGCGGCGAGGACTGCGGCACCCGTCGGATCCTGCACGGCACCACCACGGTCGTCGTCCCCGACCAGAACCCCGACGGCCGCGCCCGCCGCACCCGCACGAACGCCGCCGACGTCGACCTGAACCGGGACTGGTTCGCGGCGAGCCAGCCCGAGACCCGGGCGCGCCTGGCCGTGCTCCGTCGCCTGCCGCCGACCGTGGCGGTCGACGCGCACGAGCAGACGGGGACGGGCTACTTCGCCCCGCCGTACGCCCGCCCGGTCGTCGCCGGCCTGCCGCGGGCGGCGCGCGGGATCGCCGACGGCCTCGTCCGCCGCGCCGTCGACCGGGCGCTGCTCGCGCGGGGCGTCCGCACGACGCACCACGCCGGCTACGACCTGCTCTACCCCGGCTACGCGGACTCGGCCACGAGCCTGCTCTTCGGCGCGGGCGGGATGACGTACGAGCAGGGGTCCGACCTGCCGCTGGCGGAGAAGACGCGCCGCCACGCGACCGCGCTGCGGGCGACGCTCGCGGCCGTCGCGGACCACCGCACCACCGTCGTCCGGGCGTGGGCGCGGGGCTTCGCGGACGCCGTGGCCGCCGGACGCGCCGGCCGGGACGCGGCCGGCGGTCGGGCCTACGGCTGGACGCTGCGCACCGACGCGCACGCCGCCGACGCGTGGACGCTCGCCGCGCGGCTGCGGGCCGACGGGGTGCGGGTGCGGTCCCTGCGCGCGGCGACGCGCGTGCGGATCGACCCGCTCGGCCCGGCGGGCCCGCACGCCGCCGTCCTGCCCGCCGGGACGCTCGTCGTGCCCGCCGACCAGCCGCTCGGCCGCTGGGCGGGCGCCCTGCTGGGCCGCGACGCCGACGAGGCCGGGGCGGCCGCGGGCGACGCCGACACGTGGTCGATGCCGCGGCTGGCCGGCCTGCGCGCCGACGTCCTGCTGCGGCGGGTGCCCGCGGGCCGGCTGACCACGGAGGGCGCCCGGCGGCCGGTGGCGGTCGGCGCCGGGCGCACCGTGGCCTTCGCGGGCGACAGCGCCGCGGCGGATCGCCTGGCGTTGGGCCTACTTGCGGCCGGCCTGCCGGTGGCGCGCACGCCGGGCGGCACGCTGCGGGCGACGGTGGATCCGGCCGGCGCGCGCCAGGCGGCGCACGCGGGCGTCGCGCTGCGCCCCGCGGGCGGCGCGCCCGGGGACGGCGCGCGGGCGGTGCCCACGCCGCGGGTCGCGCTGCTGCCCGACCCCACGCCGGCGATGACGGGCACGCCGGCGCGGCTGCCGGTCCGCGACCGCCCCGCCGGCTGGGTCACGGGCGCGCTGCGCGCCGCGGGCGTCGTGACGTACGAGCTGGCCCCGGCGACGCTCGAGGACGGCGTGCCGACCGGCACCACGCACCTGCTGCTCGGGCCGGGCGACGTCCCCGGCGGGGTGCTGACGCCGCGCGCGGCCGCCGCCGTAGCGGCCTTCGCGCGTCGCGGCGGGACGGTGCTGGCGCTCGGGACGGAGGGGATCGCGACGGCGCGCGAGGCCGGGATCACGCGGGTGGAGACGGTGGACCCGCCGTCCTCGCAGGGCGTCTCGATCGTGGCGCGCGCGGGCGACGACCCGGTCGGCGCCGCGCTGGCCGGCGACGTCTCCGTCGTCGTCGCCGGCGAGCCGCGGCTGACCGCGCCCGCCGGGGCGGCCGTGCCGCTGCGCGCCGCGGCCGGCGCGCGCCTGGCGCCGTCCGGTCCGGTCGCCGCGGCCGACGGCCTGGCGGGCCGGCCGCTCGTCGTCGACGAGGCCGCCGGGGCCGGGCACGTCCTCAGCGTCGGCCTGTCCCCCGCGTTCCGCCGGCAGTCCGACGGCGGCGAGCGCGTGCTCCTCGGGCTGCTGCTCGCCACGCGCTGA
- the grxD gene encoding Grx4 family monothiol glutaredoxin, translating to MSDNELRDAISDAIKDNEIILFMKGTPQQPACGFSARTVGVMQALDVPFASVDILPDPRIRQELSALSQWPTIPQLFVRGELVGGCDIVMEMYESGELQGLVGAEGAAAAAPADAQEDAGTPAAPQDGLLQPENRLG from the coding sequence ATGAGCGACAACGAGCTCCGCGACGCGATCAGCGACGCCATCAAGGACAACGAGATCATCCTCTTCATGAAGGGCACGCCGCAGCAGCCGGCGTGCGGCTTCTCCGCCCGCACGGTCGGCGTGATGCAGGCGCTCGACGTGCCGTTCGCGAGCGTCGACATCCTGCCCGACCCGCGCATCCGCCAGGAGCTGTCGGCGCTGTCGCAGTGGCCGACGATCCCGCAGCTCTTCGTCCGCGGCGAGCTCGTGGGCGGCTGCGACATCGTGATGGAGATGTACGAGAGCGGCGAGCTGCAGGGCCTGGTCGGCGCGGAGGGCGCCGCCGCGGCCGCCCCGGCCGACGCGCAGGAGGACGCCGGCACCCCCGCCGCGCCGCAGGACGGGCTGCTGCAGCCCGAGAACCGCCTGGGCTGA
- a CDS encoding BolA family protein, translating to MPTADEIKQRIEGAIPEASAQVEGADGVHFQAVVTSPAFAGKTRVAQHRMVMDVFAGELGGSIHALALTTKTPS from the coding sequence ATGCCGACCGCCGACGAGATCAAGCAGCGCATCGAGGGCGCGATCCCCGAAGCCTCCGCGCAGGTGGAGGGCGCCGACGGCGTGCACTTCCAGGCCGTCGTCACCTCACCCGCGTTCGCGGGCAAGACCCGCGTCGCCCAGCACCGCATGGTGATGGACGTCTTCGCGGGCGAGCTGGGCGGGTCGATCCACGCCCTGGCCCTGACGACCAAGACCCCGTCCTGA
- a CDS encoding iron-sulfur cluster assembly accessory protein, which produces MITITDKGAEKVREFLESNPQEGEAGLRVGVRGGGCSGFQYVLAFDEKRDGDMTFNSHGITVLCDRQSFPYVTGSTIDYLDAMTGAGFKVENPNVTAACGCGSSFRVADEEEVSAV; this is translated from the coding sequence ATGATCACCATCACGGACAAGGGCGCGGAGAAGGTCCGCGAGTTCCTCGAGAGCAACCCGCAGGAGGGCGAGGCCGGGCTGCGCGTCGGCGTGCGCGGCGGCGGCTGCTCCGGCTTCCAGTACGTCCTCGCGTTCGACGAGAAGCGCGACGGCGACATGACCTTCAACTCGCACGGGATCACGGTGCTCTGCGACCGCCAGTCGTTCCCGTACGTCACGGGCTCGACGATCGACTACCTCGACGCCATGACCGGCGCCGGCTTCAAGGTCGAGAACCCCAACGTCACCGCCGCCTGCGGCTGCGGCTCCTCGTTCCGCGTGGCGGACGAGGAAGAGGTCTCCGCCGTCTGA